From the genome of Muricauda sp. SCSIO 64092, one region includes:
- a CDS encoding DapH/DapD/GlmU-related protein: MGLKEKIKGNEGLKRFVHWLLVPSGQARPRLWVRWFVNPFYHKKGKGATIRRRTRMDVLPWNNFELGANSTIEDFSTINNGVGPVKIGRNTRIGLGNTLIGPVTIKDDVRLAQNVVLSGLNHNYEDISQPIHAQGVSTAPIVIGEESWIGANVTIVAGVTVGKHCIIAGGSVVTKDVPPYSVAVGNPAKVLKQFNHHTGEWERVQKKPSVVA, encoded by the coding sequence ATGGGACTAAAGGAAAAAATAAAGGGTAATGAGGGACTAAAAAGGTTTGTTCATTGGTTATTGGTTCCATCAGGCCAGGCCAGGCCTAGACTATGGGTCCGGTGGTTCGTAAACCCGTTCTATCACAAAAAGGGAAAAGGGGCAACCATACGGCGAAGGACCCGAATGGATGTTTTGCCCTGGAACAACTTTGAGTTGGGAGCAAATTCTACCATTGAAGACTTTTCCACTATCAACAATGGTGTTGGGCCCGTTAAAATAGGTAGGAACACACGTATAGGATTGGGCAATACGCTTATTGGTCCGGTGACCATCAAAGATGATGTGCGCCTGGCGCAAAATGTGGTGCTTTCCGGACTTAACCATAATTATGAAGATATTTCACAGCCTATCCATGCACAAGGTGTTTCCACGGCCCCCATTGTTATTGGGGAAGAAAGCTGGATAGGCGCCAATGTCACCATTGTGGCAGGAGTTACCGTTGGGAAGCATTGCATAATTGCCGGGGGCAGTGTCGTGACCAAGGATGTTCCCCCGTATTCGGTGGCCGTGGGCAATCCTGCCAAAGTATTGAAACAGTTTAACCACCATACTGGAGAATGGGAAAGGGTTCAAAAGAAACCATCTGTGGTTGCATAA
- a CDS encoding glycosyltransferase family 4 protein, producing the protein MKIGIEGQRLFRKKKHGMDMVALELIKNLQAIDGKNEYVIFVRPDEDNTCIPKAPNFRVVELSSRFGYPGWEQIELPRAAFREGCDVLHCTSNTGPIFCKVPLVTTLHDIIYLESISIFKKEGTWYQKLGNMYRRYFVPPVIKKSKKVITVSHYEKHRINTYFGFKDDRLTAIHNGVGEHFKKVTDTALLSSVKKKYNLPDNYFFFLGNTDPKKNTIGVLRAFSKFNEIYPDRNHLVMLDYDESELKRILASIGNPGLRSLIHLTGYVPNQILPAIISQACIFLYPSLRESFGIPILEGMACGVPVITSNTSSMPEVAGEGTALIIDPFNPDEIVHAMQRLVEDQMLAKVLSEKGVERAKDFSWESMARHVLDLYENVYEEIKS; encoded by the coding sequence ATGAAGATTGGAATTGAAGGACAACGGCTTTTTAGGAAAAAGAAGCACGGGATGGACATGGTGGCCCTGGAACTCATCAAGAATCTACAAGCTATTGATGGAAAAAATGAGTATGTCATTTTTGTAAGACCGGATGAGGACAACACGTGTATTCCCAAAGCTCCCAATTTTAGGGTGGTAGAGCTTTCATCAAGATTTGGTTATCCGGGATGGGAGCAAATAGAATTGCCCAGGGCAGCCTTCAGGGAAGGCTGTGATGTACTTCATTGTACCAGTAACACAGGCCCCATCTTTTGTAAAGTCCCATTGGTGACCACCCTTCATGACATTATTTATTTGGAAAGTATAAGCATCTTTAAGAAAGAGGGTACCTGGTACCAAAAATTGGGGAATATGTACCGTAGGTATTTTGTTCCCCCTGTGATTAAAAAGAGCAAAAAGGTCATTACGGTCTCCCACTACGAAAAGCACCGAATCAATACGTATTTTGGATTCAAGGATGACCGATTGACGGCCATCCACAACGGTGTGGGGGAGCATTTTAAAAAAGTTACCGATACAGCTTTGCTATCATCCGTGAAAAAGAAATACAATTTGCCGGACAATTATTTCTTTTTTCTTGGAAATACGGACCCCAAGAAGAACACGATAGGGGTGTTGAGGGCATTTTCCAAATTCAATGAAATATATCCGGACAGAAACCATCTGGTGATGTTGGATTATGATGAAAGTGAGCTAAAACGGATTTTAGCAAGCATTGGAAATCCTGGTTTGCGCAGTTTGATCCATCTTACGGGCTATGTTCCCAATCAAATCCTGCCGGCCATTATTAGTCAGGCCTGTATTTTTCTATATCCCTCACTTAGGGAAAGCTTTGGTATTCCAATTTTGGAAGGGATGGCCTGTGGGGTTCCGGTCATTACCTCCAATACATCCTCCATGCCGGAAGTTGCGGGTGAAGGAACGGCTTTGATTATCGATCCTTTTAACCCCGATGAAATTGTCCATGCCATGCAACGGTTGGTAGAGGATCAAATGTTGGCAAAGGTTTTATCGGAAAAGGGTGTTGAAAGGGCCAAGGACTTTTCCTGGGAATCCATGGCACGCCATGTCCTTGATCTATATGAAAATGTCTATGAGGAAATAAAATCCTAA
- a CDS encoding glycosyltransferase, whose protein sequence is MIRNQDIVVIGIQAWDIEIGSNCKNIAAEFAKHNRVLYVNPPLDRASLRREHDTEKIQKRIRIKNGDSPDLVKLDDNLWNLYPKTMTESINWIPFHALFKFLNKRNNRIFAKDIQSAIDRLQFKDVLIFNDSSMFLGFHLKELLKAKGYAYYMRDYLIRVPYWKRHGERMEPQLIKKADTVVNNSTLYAEYGAKYNPKSFMVGQGCDVSLFNDEDGKIVVPTAFNDIPGPVLGYVGYLTSMRLDIALLEYLAQKRKDWSIVLVGPEDEDFRNSLLHEMDNVYFLGSKDPKELPAYVKGFDIAMNPQVVNDWTIGNYPRKIDEYLAMGKPTLATRTKAMEMFQDHVYLGSSKEEYLELVEKALKENSKERMAERIAFAKSHTWENNVKAIYEAIKKSA, encoded by the coding sequence ATGATACGTAATCAAGACATTGTGGTCATAGGAATCCAGGCATGGGATATTGAAATAGGCAGTAATTGTAAAAACATAGCTGCCGAATTTGCCAAGCATAACCGGGTATTGTATGTAAACCCTCCTTTGGACAGGGCATCGCTCAGGCGCGAACATGATACTGAAAAAATCCAAAAACGCATACGGATAAAGAATGGTGACTCCCCGGATTTAGTGAAGTTGGATGATAACCTATGGAATTTGTACCCGAAGACAATGACGGAATCCATTAACTGGATTCCCTTCCATGCGCTATTTAAATTTTTGAATAAACGCAACAATAGGATCTTTGCAAAAGATATTCAGTCCGCCATAGACCGGCTTCAATTTAAGGATGTCCTCATCTTCAATGATAGTTCCATGTTTTTGGGCTTTCACCTTAAAGAACTACTTAAGGCCAAGGGATATGCCTATTATATGCGGGACTATTTGATACGGGTTCCGTATTGGAAACGTCATGGGGAACGAATGGAACCCCAATTGATTAAAAAAGCGGATACCGTGGTGAACAATTCCACTTTGTACGCGGAATATGGCGCTAAGTACAATCCCAAAAGTTTTATGGTCGGGCAGGGCTGTGATGTTTCCCTATTCAATGACGAAGATGGAAAGATAGTCGTTCCCACAGCGTTCAATGACATTCCCGGTCCGGTTTTAGGGTATGTGGGTTATCTCACCAGTATGCGACTGGATATTGCCCTCTTGGAGTACTTGGCGCAAAAAAGAAAGGATTGGAGCATTGTTTTGGTGGGCCCGGAAGATGAGGATTTTAGAAACTCCCTCCTGCATGAGATGGACAATGTTTACTTTTTGGGAAGTAAGGATCCCAAGGAGCTCCCAGCTTATGTAAAAGGATTTGATATTGCCATGAACCCTCAAGTGGTAAATGATTGGACAATTGGTAATTACCCCAGAAAGATTGATGAATATCTGGCCATGGGAAAACCTACCCTGGCCACCAGGACCAAGGCCATGGAAATGTTCCAAGATCATGTATACCTGGGTTCTTCAAAGGAAGAATATCTGGAACTGGTAGAGAAAGCACTTAAGGAGAATTCCAAAGAACGAATGGCGGAACGAATTGCTTTTGCAAAAAGCCATACCTGGGAGAACAATGTAAAGGCGATTTACGAAGCCATCAAAAAATCCGCATAG
- the rfbB gene encoding dTDP-glucose 4,6-dehydratase: MNYLLVTGGAGFIGSNFVPYFLENNSDIHLVNLDALTYAGDLGNLKEVEDHDRYTFIKGDICDRELIEELFERFDFKGVIHFAAESHVDNSIANPDAFMQTNIIGTFNLIDVAKKWWMVGPGIYKEAYGNARFHHVSTDEVYGTLGKEGLFMEMTPYAPNSPYSASKASSDFIVRSYHHTYGMNVVTTNCSNNYGPKQHDEKLIPTIIRKALGGEEIPIYGDGSNIRDWLYVLDHCKGIALAYDKGVSGETYNIGGRNERNNLYIANKVCELLDAKHPKSSGSYKERITFVKDRAGHDFRYAIDASKIENELGWKADENFESGIEKTIDWYLNRYVEKENSSLA, translated from the coding sequence ATGAACTATCTATTGGTTACGGGAGGAGCAGGTTTTATTGGTTCCAACTTTGTTCCCTACTTTTTGGAAAATAATTCGGATATCCATTTGGTCAATCTGGATGCCCTTACCTATGCTGGCGACCTCGGTAATCTAAAGGAGGTGGAGGATCACGATAGGTACACCTTTATTAAAGGGGATATTTGTGATAGGGAATTGATAGAGGAATTATTCGAGCGTTTTGATTTTAAGGGTGTTATCCATTTCGCGGCGGAATCCCATGTAGACAATTCCATTGCCAATCCCGACGCTTTCATGCAAACAAATATCATAGGAACCTTCAACCTAATTGATGTGGCCAAGAAATGGTGGATGGTTGGACCAGGAATTTATAAGGAAGCGTATGGGAATGCCCGCTTTCATCATGTTTCCACTGATGAGGTGTATGGTACCTTGGGCAAGGAAGGACTGTTTATGGAAATGACCCCATATGCTCCCAATAGCCCCTATAGTGCTTCAAAGGCTTCATCGGATTTTATAGTGAGGAGTTATCACCATACCTATGGTATGAATGTGGTCACGACCAATTGCTCTAACAATTACGGCCCTAAACAACATGATGAAAAACTGATCCCCACCATAATTAGGAAAGCATTGGGCGGAGAGGAAATTCCCATTTATGGGGATGGTTCCAATATTCGTGATTGGCTCTACGTCCTGGATCATTGCAAGGGGATTGCCCTTGCCTATGATAAGGGTGTTTCTGGAGAAACCTATAATATCGGTGGACGAAATGAGCGCAATAACCTTTACATCGCGAACAAGGTTTGCGAATTGTTGGACGCCAAACATCCAAAAAGCAGCGGCTCGTACAAAGAGCGGATAACCTTTGTAAAGGATCGTGCCGGTCATGATTTTAGGTATGCCATTGATGCTTCCAAAATAGAAAACGAATTGGGATGGAAAGCCGATGAAAACTTTGAGTCCGGCATAGAAAAGACCATTGATTGGTACCTAAACCGATATGTGGAAAAGGAGAACTCAAGTTTAGCCTAA
- a CDS encoding glycosyltransferase family 2 protein, translating into MEALKVFFWIALFIIFYSYLGYGILLFGLIKLRRLFGLGKKYEGNEDYQPEVTLFVAAYNEKDYLEEKVNNSRSLNYPKEKLTQLWVTDGSDDGTPELLKKHKDVKVLHEPARNGKIAAMNRGMKHVKTPIVIFSDGNTSLGKESVQEIVRLFRNPKVGCVSGEKRIYSKEADSAAGAGEGMYWRYESQLKKWDAELYSVVGAAGELFAIRTELWQEVEKDTLLDDFMISLRVAMQGRTIQYNPEAYAIENASANVKEELKRKIRISAGGIQSVVRLAPLLNFFKYGTLSFQYISHRVLRWTLTPLLLLLIIPVNLVLALDEGLGSFGPFSLLFWGQVLFYVAALVGWFLENRQIRLKLLFIPYYFFMMNLSVFLGFRRYIKGNQSVNWERAKRGGNPTEAVA; encoded by the coding sequence ATGGAAGCTTTAAAAGTATTTTTCTGGATAGCCTTGTTCATCATTTTTTATTCCTATTTGGGATATGGGATACTATTGTTTGGGCTTATTAAGTTGAGAAGGCTATTTGGTTTGGGCAAAAAATATGAAGGTAATGAGGACTACCAACCGGAGGTAACCCTTTTTGTGGCAGCCTATAATGAAAAGGATTATTTGGAAGAAAAAGTAAACAACTCCCGCAGTTTAAACTATCCCAAGGAAAAACTGACCCAACTTTGGGTCACGGATGGATCTGACGACGGTACTCCAGAACTTCTAAAAAAACACAAGGACGTAAAGGTTTTGCACGAACCGGCAAGAAATGGGAAAATTGCGGCCATGAACAGGGGGATGAAACATGTTAAGACCCCCATCGTCATTTTTTCGGATGGAAATACCAGTTTGGGAAAAGAGTCCGTGCAGGAAATAGTCCGCCTTTTCCGTAATCCAAAGGTGGGTTGTGTTTCTGGGGAAAAACGTATCTATTCCAAAGAGGCCGATAGTGCGGCGGGAGCAGGTGAAGGAATGTACTGGAGATATGAATCCCAACTAAAGAAGTGGGATGCTGAACTCTATTCGGTTGTTGGTGCTGCCGGAGAGTTGTTTGCCATTAGGACCGAGCTTTGGCAGGAAGTGGAAAAAGATACCTTATTGGATGACTTTATGATTTCACTTAGGGTGGCCATGCAAGGCAGGACCATTCAATACAATCCTGAGGCCTATGCCATAGAAAATGCCTCAGCCAATGTAAAAGAGGAACTGAAGCGAAAGATTAGAATTTCTGCGGGAGGTATCCAATCCGTAGTGCGTTTGGCGCCCTTATTGAACTTTTTTAAATACGGAACCTTGTCCTTTCAATACATTTCCCATCGTGTATTGCGATGGACGCTGACCCCCTTATTATTGCTTTTGATCATCCCGGTAAATTTGGTATTGGCCCTGGACGAGGGGTTAGGGTCCTTTGGACCGTTTAGCCTTCTCTTTTGGGGACAGGTACTGTTCTATGTTGCAGCTTTGGTGGGTTGGTTTTTGGAAAACAGGCAGATTCGTTTGAAGTTGCTGTTTATCCCCTACTATTTCTTTATGATGAACCTTTCGGTGTTCCTGGGATTCCGGAGGTATATTAAAGGAAACCAATCGGTAAATTGGGAGCGTGCAAAACGCGGGGGAAATCCAACGGAAGCAGTTGCCTAA
- a CDS encoding hybrid sensor histidine kinase/response regulator, whose translation MSQQVTEKPFILAIDDEQLNLELLRFILERNDFIFKGTSNVDHFFELLAEQRPNLILLDVIMPSIEGFELCEKLKGRKEYKDIPVIFLTGKVNVRDKVRGFQVGGVDYVTKPFNEQELIARIQTHVELRRAKNQIEQQAENLRQSNALKDRMFSIIGHDLRSPLSAAKLKMDFIMRGIIDPKTDQFVDETVFELLKTMDEALSLLQNLLGWAKSESNQIQVIPEHLDLGDIVEQTFRLLKLGSEHKKITLINNIPQETYVHADLNTTKTVLRNLLSNAIKFTPIDGEIQVNAISKKDRTIVEVQDNGQGIPPEDIPKILNPNEHFSKLGTEKEPGTGLGLVLCQNFVNKNGGTLKIRSTVGKGSTFYFDLPIGEKVTV comes from the coding sequence ATGAGCCAGCAAGTTACTGAAAAACCCTTCATCCTTGCCATAGATGATGAACAATTAAATTTGGAACTCCTACGGTTTATCCTGGAGCGAAACGATTTCATTTTTAAGGGTACCAGTAACGTTGATCACTTTTTCGAACTTTTGGCCGAACAACGTCCGAACCTTATTCTTCTGGATGTCATTATGCCCAGCATCGAAGGTTTTGAACTATGTGAAAAACTCAAGGGGCGAAAGGAATACAAAGATATTCCTGTAATCTTCCTCACTGGAAAAGTCAATGTAAGGGACAAGGTAAGAGGTTTTCAAGTAGGTGGGGTGGACTATGTGACCAAACCTTTTAACGAGCAGGAATTGATTGCCCGTATACAGACCCACGTTGAGTTAAGACGGGCGAAAAACCAAATAGAGCAACAGGCAGAAAATCTAAGGCAGTCCAATGCCTTAAAGGATAGGATGTTCTCCATAATTGGTCATGATCTTCGCTCTCCTTTAAGTGCTGCCAAGCTCAAGATGGATTTTATTATGCGGGGCATTATAGATCCCAAAACGGACCAGTTTGTGGATGAAACGGTTTTTGAACTGCTCAAGACCATGGATGAAGCCCTTAGCCTGCTCCAAAATCTTTTGGGTTGGGCCAAATCTGAAAGCAATCAAATTCAAGTAATCCCAGAGCACCTTGATTTGGGTGATATTGTTGAACAAACCTTTAGGTTGCTAAAACTGGGGAGCGAGCACAAAAAAATTACATTGATCAATAACATCCCACAAGAAACCTATGTCCATGCGGACCTTAACACCACAAAAACGGTTTTGAGGAACCTCCTATCCAACGCCATTAAATTTACTCCGATTGACGGGGAAATACAGGTCAATGCCATTTCCAAAAAAGACCGCACTATTGTTGAAGTACAGGATAATGGGCAAGGGATTCCACCGGAGGATATTCCTAAAATCCTAAACCCCAATGAACACTTCAGCAAATTGGGAACGGAAAAAGAACCGGGCACCGGTCTGGGGCTTGTTTTATGTCAAAACTTCGTCAATAAGAATGGGGGTACCCTCAAAATTAGGAGTACGGTAGGAAAGGGCAGCACCTTTTACTTTGATTTGCCCATTGGTGAAAAAGTGACGGTTTAG
- the rfbC gene encoding dTDP-4-dehydrorhamnose 3,5-epimerase: MEVKKTEIEGCFELTPKVFEDERGHFFESFNQSIFERETGAKPFFVQDNQSLSTRGVMRGLHFQTGIHAQAKLVRVLDGEVLDVVVDIRPNSKSYGKIVRTILSSENRKQLFLPRGCAHGFVTLSKTAIFFYKCDNFYHKESEGGIVYNDPKLHIDWILDRNDLIISEKDKILPTLNEFVAS; the protein is encoded by the coding sequence ATGGAAGTAAAAAAAACAGAAATAGAAGGTTGTTTCGAATTGACCCCAAAAGTCTTTGAAGACGAACGTGGACACTTTTTTGAAAGCTTTAACCAATCCATCTTTGAGAGGGAAACCGGGGCAAAGCCCTTTTTCGTCCAGGATAACCAATCCCTTTCTACACGGGGTGTGATGAGGGGCCTCCATTTTCAGACCGGGATACATGCACAGGCCAAACTGGTTCGGGTTTTGGATGGTGAGGTTTTGGATGTGGTAGTCGATATTAGGCCCAATTCCAAAAGCTATGGAAAAATAGTCCGGACCATACTCTCGTCCGAAAACAGGAAACAGCTGTTTCTTCCAAGGGGATGTGCCCATGGTTTTGTGACACTCAGCAAAACGGCCATTTTCTTTTATAAGTGCGATAACTTTTATCATAAGGAATCTGAAGGGGGAATAGTATATAATGACCCCAAGTTGCATATAGATTGGATTTTGGATCGAAACGATCTTATTATTTCTGAAAAGGACAAAATCCTTCCCACATTAAACGAATTTGTAGCCAGCTAA
- the rfbA gene encoding glucose-1-phosphate thymidylyltransferase RfbA has protein sequence MKGIILAGGSGTRLHPLTLAVSKQLMPIYDKPMIYYPLSTLLESGIWEILIISTPHDLPLFKKLLGDGRKYGCRFEYAVQEAPNGLAEAFLIGEEFIEDDKVALILGDNIFYGSGLDKLLQSNNDPDGGIIYAYHVNDPERYGVVDFDEDGNVISIEEKPKVPKSNFAVPGIYFYDNDVVDIAKNIKPSARGELEITDVNREYLNRGKLKVSIMDRGTAWLDTGTFTSLMQAGQFVQVIEERQGLKIGAIESSAYKMGYITKNQFKKLTKPFLKSGYSKRLLEVIS, from the coding sequence ATGAAAGGAATTATTCTGGCCGGAGGTTCAGGAACTAGATTGCATCCACTTACACTGGCTGTAAGTAAACAGTTGATGCCCATATATGATAAACCCATGATTTATTATCCCCTTTCCACCTTGTTGGAATCCGGAATCTGGGAGATACTCATTATATCCACCCCACACGACCTCCCCTTGTTCAAGAAGTTGTTGGGTGATGGAAGGAAGTATGGTTGTCGATTTGAATATGCCGTGCAGGAAGCACCTAACGGTTTGGCAGAAGCCTTTTTAATAGGCGAGGAATTCATTGAAGATGACAAAGTAGCCTTAATTCTTGGTGATAATATATTCTATGGTTCGGGATTGGACAAACTTTTGCAATCCAATAACGATCCAGACGGGGGCATTATCTATGCATACCATGTTAATGATCCGGAGCGTTATGGTGTTGTGGATTTTGATGAGGATGGCAATGTCATTTCCATTGAGGAAAAACCAAAAGTGCCAAAATCCAATTTTGCCGTTCCTGGAATCTATTTTTATGATAATGATGTTGTGGATATCGCAAAGAACATCAAACCGAGTGCCCGGGGAGAATTGGAAATAACGGATGTGAACAGGGAATACCTAAATAGGGGCAAATTAAAAGTAAGTATTATGGATCGGGGCACGGCTTGGCTGGATACCGGTACTTTTACATCATTGATGCAAGCAGGGCAGTTTGTTCAGGTGATTGAAGAGCGACAAGGTTTAAAAATAGGTGCCATAGAATCATCGGCATATAAAATGGGGTATATCACCAAAAATCAATTTAAGAAATTGACGAAACCCTTTTTAAAGAGTGGTTATAGCAAGCGCTTATTGGAAGTAATTTCGTAA